A window of Apium graveolens cultivar Ventura chromosome 8, ASM990537v1, whole genome shotgun sequence contains these coding sequences:
- the LOC141677481 gene encoding oxaloacetate tautomerase FAHD1, mitochondrial-like, whose protein sequence is MATSASAYQKLLSVGTKIVGVGRNYAAHAKELGNAVPKEPVLFMKPTSSYLPNGGTIEVPYPLLSLDHEVELAVVVGRKARDVSESTAMDYVGGYALGLDMTAREIQASAKSAGLPWTVAKGQDTFTPISSVLPQSMVPDPHNLELWLKVDGEIRQKGSTADMIFKIPFLISHISSLMTLLEGDVILTGTPQGVGPVKVGQKIDAGITGLLDIHFNVEKRQKPQM, encoded by the exons ATGGCCACGTCAGCATCTGCATATCAGAAACTATTGAGTGTAGGCACGAAGATCGTCGGCGTCGGTCGTAACTATGCTGCTCACGCTAAAGAACTCGGCAACGCCGTTCCCAAG GAACCGGTGTTGTTTATGAAGCCAACGTCGTCGTATTTGCCGAATGGAGGCACGATAGAGGTGCCGTATCCGTTGTTATCGCTTGATCATGAGGTTGAGCTGGCTGTTGTTGTTGGTCGTAAAGCTCGTGATGTTTCCGAATCCACTGCTATGGATTATGTTGGCG GTTATGCACTTGGCTTAGATATGACTGCAAGGGAAATCCAGGCTTCTGCAAAG TCTGCAGGACTTCCATGGACTGTGGCTAAAGGACAGGACACTTTCACGCCAATTAGCTCTGTT CTTCCTCAGTCCATGGTACCAGACCCTCACAACTTAGAGTTATGGCTGAAG GTAGACGGGGAAATTCGGCAGAAAGGCTCAACTGCAGATATGATATTCAAGATACCATTTCTCATAAGCCATATAAGTTCTCTTATGACTCTTCTCGAAGGAGATGTTATACTAACAG GCACCCCACAAGGCGTAGGTCCTGTAAAAGTCGGCCAGAAGATAGATGCTGGAATAACAGGGCTATTGGACATCCACTTTAACGTTGAAAAGCGCCAAAAACCCCAAATGTAG